Proteins found in one Methylobacterium sp. CB376 genomic segment:
- a CDS encoding D-2-hydroxyacid dehydrogenase yields MAPLPPPEALTIGFAHPAYRLHEEFAARGHPARAFAVESRAALRARLAEADVLVVSGLWHDDMIAAAPRLRLIQSVSAGTDQFDRDRLAAAGIRLASAQGANAGAVAEHAMALILSLQRQLHRARDHQAARHWRPMIADRAAREEESAGRTLVIVGLGGIGRRLAGLARAFGFRVVGVRRQAVPCPEADAVVPPGDLLAVLPRADIVALTCPLTRETEGLIGKAALAALKPGALLVNVARGRVVDEAALLRALREGRLAGAGLDCFHDEPLPPDSPFWALPQVIVTPHSAGETRHHETRVVDLLLDNLARLGRGETALRNGVV; encoded by the coding sequence CCACCCGGCCCGCGCCTTCGCGGTGGAGAGCCGCGCCGCCCTGCGGGCGCGCCTCGCTGAGGCGGACGTGCTGGTCGTGTCCGGCCTCTGGCACGACGACATGATCGCGGCCGCGCCGCGCCTCCGCCTGATCCAGTCGGTCAGCGCCGGCACCGACCAGTTCGACCGCGACCGCCTCGCCGCGGCGGGGATCCGGCTCGCGAGCGCGCAGGGGGCGAATGCCGGCGCGGTGGCCGAGCACGCCATGGCGCTGATCCTGAGCCTGCAGCGCCAGCTCCACCGCGCCCGCGACCACCAGGCGGCCCGGCACTGGCGCCCGATGATCGCCGACCGGGCGGCGCGCGAGGAGGAATCCGCCGGCAGGACCCTGGTGATCGTGGGGCTCGGCGGGATCGGGCGGCGGCTCGCCGGGCTCGCCCGCGCCTTCGGCTTCCGGGTGGTCGGCGTGCGGCGGCAGGCCGTCCCCTGCCCGGAGGCCGACGCGGTGGTGCCGCCCGGCGACCTCCTCGCGGTGCTGCCGCGGGCCGACATCGTCGCGCTGACCTGCCCGCTGACCCGCGAGACCGAGGGCCTGATCGGGAAGGCGGCCCTCGCCGCCCTGAAGCCGGGCGCGCTCCTCGTCAACGTGGCGCGCGGGCGGGTGGTGGACGAGGCCGCCCTGCTGCGGGCGCTGCGGGAGGGGCGGCTCGCGGGGGCGGGCCTCGACTGCTTCCACGACGAGCCCCTGCCGCCCGACTCGCCGTTCTGGGCGCTGCCGCAGGTGATCGTCACGCCCCACAGCGCCGGGGAGACCCGCCACCACGAGACGAGGGTGGTCGACCTCCTCCTCGACAACCTCGCCCGCCTCGGGCGCGGGGAGACCGCGCTGCGCAACGGCGTCGTCTGA